The Aureispira anguillae genome contains a region encoding:
- a CDS encoding alpha/beta hydrolase, which yields MKNKGLKVLGVLLLLLLLILVVVVEFVAPYAIVMPPRLVLKEHPERFPNGVFPTDFNLKTKVLDLQTSDKKYLSNYLVLSNLDSCRGTIIMLHGIGGCKEDYLGSAQNIARLGYNCLIYDARAHGQSEGEYCTFGFLEKEDVKTVVTAILKDNPTTKIGLWASSMGGAVALQALAIDQRIDFGIVESTFTSLPEVVYNYQKRYCRGIGLRWVSNRVLAKAGRIAGFDPFEVRPIDACTQIAQPILINHGDADLNIDIKYGKALFEALATENKQFYTVKGGGHDNLYSIGGIDYTHTIFDFMALNFK from the coding sequence ATGAAAAATAAAGGCTTAAAAGTATTGGGTGTTTTACTGTTGTTGTTATTGCTTATCCTAGTTGTTGTTGTCGAATTTGTAGCACCTTATGCGATCGTAATGCCTCCTAGATTAGTACTTAAGGAACATCCAGAACGTTTTCCTAATGGGGTTTTTCCAACAGATTTTAACCTGAAAACAAAAGTACTCGATTTGCAAACTTCAGATAAAAAATACTTATCCAATTACTTGGTTTTATCCAATTTAGATAGCTGTCGAGGAACCATCATTATGTTGCATGGGATAGGAGGATGTAAAGAGGACTATTTGGGCAGCGCTCAAAATATAGCAAGGTTAGGTTATAATTGCCTGATTTATGATGCACGGGCACATGGGCAGAGCGAAGGAGAATATTGCACCTTTGGTTTTCTTGAAAAAGAAGACGTTAAAACAGTAGTAACCGCTATCCTTAAGGATAATCCTACGACAAAAATTGGTTTGTGGGCAAGTTCTATGGGAGGGGCTGTTGCCTTACAGGCTTTGGCAATAGACCAAAGAATCGATTTTGGAATTGTAGAAAGCACCTTTACAAGCTTACCAGAGGTCGTTTACAATTATCAAAAACGTTATTGCCGTGGCATAGGGCTGCGTTGGGTCAGCAATCGAGTCCTTGCTAAAGCAGGTAGAATAGCAGGCTTTGATCCCTTTGAGGTTCGTCCAATTGATGCTTGTACTCAAATAGCACAACCTATTCTAATCAATCATGGAGATGCCGATCTCAACATTGATATTAAATATGGGAAGGCTCTTTTTGAAGCCTTAGCGACTGAGAACAAACAATTTTATACGGTAAAGGGAGGTGGGCATGATAACTTATATTCGATTGGTGGCATAGACTATACCCATACTATATTTGATTTTATGGCGTTAAATTTTAAGTGA
- a CDS encoding T9SS type A sorting domain-containing protein, with protein MKVFNYLTLAMIFLFGVNASLQAQCTASFTHTNTGNTYNFTSSVSGGLFNPVYIWTIDDYSNYTNHTLYGANPSFTFGGTPAIGYHYVCLTVLDSITGCQTTYCDSIYVNNGGNPCAGFSGSFTYTNSGSTFNFTSAVTGGAAIFYNWNFHGLGTSNAPNPSFTYPGQGWYAVDMTVIDTISGCQHTQHDSVYVSGGNSNPCAGHSVSYTSSVSGNNVTLTGQSTGYHPITSTMYYVDGNTNAYLGSGANLTLTLPNGTHYICFYAAGTVFDSLTNTYDSCGSVYCDTIVVNGNNNPCANTFVSFGDSTGAGNNTHFYSFVGGFQAGAYYLWDFGNGTYSSAMNPTVQLSNGWHYVCLTVDDSSCVETYCDSIYVQNSGNPCNTSVWFVDSIGAGNNTHFYSFVSGFQASTYFSWDFGNGTYSNAMNPTVQLSNGWHYVCLTVGDSNCVETYCDSIYVQNNGNPCAGFAGTFNYTTSGTTVNFTSTITGGTPSYGYYWNFGDGNFGFGANPSHTYAVGTSYGVTLTISDTTGCSYTYYDTVTVGNGGNPCANTFVSFGDSTGAGNNVHFYSFVGGFQAGAYYTWDFGNGTYSNAMNPTVQLSNGWHYVCLTVDDSSCVETYCDSIYVQNNGGGCTQNEVTLTINLDNYAGETSWEVTDASGAVVGSFSYPPFMSASTMTHTLCLPNGCYNFTIYDSYGDGICCQYGQGDYALVDNSTGATLAAGGAFAYAETTNFCVGGASNPCGAFANSYFTYTVDSTGTVSFAPQIVGNQYPLNFNWDFGNGNTSTASHPTFTFATNGYHVVCLTADSAGCTFTYCDTIMITTNNNGNPAGPCVNLTADININQDSTNPFLLWMQPVVSGAAANAQFTFVWDFGDNTGGFSGSPTHIYNSYGSYVVCLMAVDNVNGCVVTFCDTITIDSSGNFSRNFTKPGFTVNTLPPVINFYTAVEQVEQTDVAINLFPNPARETVNLAINTTEAINGTVAILDVTGKIAYHQVLDLDAGEQQVTLPVSELPAGIYLVKLTSETTQKTMKFIKE; from the coding sequence ATGAAAGTCTTTAATTATTTAACATTAGCCATGATATTCCTATTTGGCGTAAATGCTAGCTTACAGGCACAGTGTACGGCTTCGTTTACTCATACCAATACAGGGAATACCTACAATTTTACCTCATCGGTGAGTGGGGGTCTTTTTAATCCTGTTTACATTTGGACCATTGATGACTATAGCAACTATACCAATCATACGCTTTATGGAGCCAATCCATCGTTCACCTTTGGAGGAACGCCAGCAATCGGTTATCATTATGTCTGTTTGACGGTTTTGGATTCTATAACAGGATGCCAAACAACTTATTGTGACTCTATCTATGTAAACAATGGAGGAAACCCATGTGCAGGATTTAGCGGCAGCTTTACCTATACGAATAGTGGTAGTACTTTTAATTTTACATCAGCAGTAACGGGGGGAGCAGCAATTTTTTATAATTGGAACTTTCATGGGTTAGGAACCTCTAATGCCCCTAATCCATCTTTTACTTATCCTGGACAAGGGTGGTATGCTGTTGACATGACAGTGATCGATACGATTTCAGGATGTCAGCATACACAGCATGATTCTGTTTATGTTTCGGGAGGAAACTCTAATCCATGCGCAGGACACTCCGTTAGTTATACATCAAGTGTATCTGGAAATAATGTGACGCTTACAGGGCAATCAACGGGTTATCACCCAATAACCTCTACAATGTATTATGTAGACGGAAATACGAATGCTTACTTGGGAAGTGGGGCTAATCTTACCTTGACGTTGCCAAATGGAACACATTATATTTGCTTTTATGCAGCAGGGACTGTTTTTGATTCTTTAACCAATACTTATGATTCATGTGGTAGTGTATATTGTGATACTATTGTTGTGAATGGTAATAATAATCCATGTGCGAATACATTTGTATCGTTTGGAGATTCTACAGGAGCGGGTAACAATACACATTTCTATTCTTTTGTTGGTGGTTTTCAAGCTGGCGCTTACTACTTGTGGGATTTTGGAAATGGTACTTATAGCAGTGCGATGAACCCAACGGTACAGTTGTCAAATGGCTGGCACTATGTATGTTTGACGGTAGATGATTCTAGTTGTGTAGAAACTTATTGTGATTCTATCTATGTACAAAATAGTGGAAATCCATGTAACACATCAGTATGGTTTGTTGATTCTATAGGAGCAGGTAACAATACACATTTTTATTCTTTTGTTAGTGGTTTCCAAGCTAGTACTTACTTCTCATGGGATTTTGGAAATGGTACGTATAGCAATGCGATGAACCCAACGGTACAATTGTCAAATGGCTGGCACTATGTATGTTTGACAGTAGGCGATTCTAATTGTGTAGAAACCTATTGTGATTCTATCTATGTACAAAATAATGGAAATCCATGTGCAGGATTTGCTGGTACCTTTAACTATACAACAAGCGGAACGACTGTTAATTTTACAAGTACAATAACAGGAGGTACTCCTTCTTATGGGTACTACTGGAACTTTGGAGATGGTAACTTCGGATTTGGAGCGAATCCGTCTCATACTTATGCTGTTGGTACTTCTTATGGAGTAACGTTGACGATTTCTGATACTACTGGATGTTCTTATACTTATTACGACACCGTTACAGTAGGAAATGGAGGAAATCCATGTGCCAATACATTTGTATCATTTGGAGATTCTACAGGAGCAGGTAACAATGTACATTTCTATTCTTTTGTTGGAGGCTTCCAAGCTGGTGCTTACTACACATGGGATTTTGGAAATGGTACTTATAGCAATGCAATGAACCCAACGGTGCAATTGTCAAATGGCTGGCACTATGTATGCTTGACGGTAGATGATTCTAGTTGTGTAGAAACCTATTGTGATTCTATCTATGTACAAAACAATGGTGGTGGTTGTACTCAAAATGAAGTAACTTTGACCATCAATTTGGACAATTACGCAGGTGAAACTTCTTGGGAAGTGACCGATGCAAGTGGTGCTGTAGTTGGAAGTTTTTCTTATCCTCCATTTATGAGCGCTAGCACAATGACACATACACTTTGTTTGCCAAATGGTTGTTATAACTTTACAATCTATGATAGCTATGGAGACGGAATTTGTTGCCAATATGGTCAAGGTGACTATGCTTTGGTAGACAATTCAACTGGAGCTACTTTGGCTGCTGGTGGAGCCTTTGCTTACGCTGAAACTACTAACTTCTGTGTGGGTGGAGCATCTAACCCATGTGGAGCCTTTGCTAATAGCTACTTTACTTATACTGTAGATTCAACAGGAACGGTTTCGTTTGCTCCTCAAATTGTAGGAAACCAATATCCACTAAACTTCAACTGGGATTTTGGTAACGGAAACACTTCTACTGCTTCTCACCCAACCTTTACATTTGCTACCAATGGTTACCATGTGGTATGTTTGACAGCTGACTCTGCTGGTTGTACGTTTACTTACTGTGATACGATTATGATTACTACTAATAACAATGGAAATCCAGCAGGACCATGTGTTAATCTAACAGCAGATATTAACATCAACCAAGATTCAACAAACCCATTCTTATTGTGGATGCAACCTGTTGTTAGTGGTGCGGCAGCTAATGCTCAATTTACATTTGTATGGGATTTTGGTGACAATACAGGAGGATTCTCTGGCTCACCAACACATATTTACAACAGCTATGGTTCTTATGTAGTTTGCTTAATGGCAGTAGATAATGTTAATGGTTGTGTAGTTACATTCTGTGATACAATTACAATTGACTCAAGCGGAAACTTTAGCCGTAACTTTACAAAGCCTGGATTTACAGTAAATACTTTGCCTCCAGTAATTAATTTCTATACAGCTGTAGAGCAAGTAGAACAAACAGATGTTGCCATCAACTTGTTCCCTAATCCAGCTCGTGAAACAGTGAACTTAGCAATTAATACAACTGAAGCAATCAATGGTACAGTTGCTATCTTAGACGTTACTGGTAAAATTGCTTACCACCAAGTATTGGATTTAGACGCAGGCGAGCAACAAGTAACACTTCCTGTTAGTGAATTGCCAGCTGGTATTTACTTAGTAAAATTAACTAGCGAAACAACACAAAAAACGATGAAATTCATCAAAGAATAA